The window TGAGCATGAATCTGTTGATCTTTTCTCCAAGTGTATCAACTTACAAAACCTTACTTTAGAAAGTGTTACGGTCAATGCTAAGGTTTTTGAAATTATCACCCCCCGACTTTCTAATCTCAGACTTATTCATTTCAGTGGCTCAGATGGTATCAATGTGATTGCACCTCAACTTGAGAATCTCACTGTGATTGATTGCTACTTGAAGTACTTAAATATTCCATCTGGATTTTCGTCATTCTGCTACGAAGGTTTGGATCCTCCGGAGTGGTATAAATACTTTTTTTATTCTGTGAACAAAGCGAGTGTCAGCTTGAACGTGTATCGTCCTGAAAATCCATATGAGCAGGAAGATGCTCATGGTATTATTAACATGCTTCAAGAGCTCCATAGTGCCAAATTTCTTACGCTTAACTTAGACATTGTTGAGGTACATGACAGTCTGACACCATTTTCTTATCTTAAATTATTATAGTTGGTAATTACACTTAATTGGAAAGGGAAGTAGATCTGAATGCAAATTATATCCAGGGAGTACTCGGTCGGGAACTGGCAACTCGGGGAGTAATTGGGATGGCCTACTTATacctttaaataattaatttcaaaattattatatgtgtaaatatacaaGAAATCCATAAACATAAACGTTAACATAATTGTCTAGAAACGTAAACATAACCTTCATTTGTTCAAAAGCTCATAAAGTCTAGTTTAATTTCATATTAAGATGTTGACCAATATTGACTTTGATTGATTTTAACTAACTAAATCTTACTTTGACCAACTAATCTCTATTTTGACCCATTGACCATTGACCAATTAATACTTTAATACTCGGATTTTGGAAACTCGGATCGTCCGGTAATCGCCTAATAGGGGAGTAATCAGCATTACTCGGGGAGTTTTACAACATTGATGGGTGGTTTTGATTAGCCACGTCATAACTGTTTTTGGCAATTTATTAACATTTAAACATTTATTCAAACGGACCAGATGGCCTGAAATATTGTTTTTAATGCGTAAAGTTTTTTGACAAGAGAACGCATTTGCAACTTATGTATTTATATGCCTAACAATATTACTTATGTATTTATATGCCTAACAATCTTTATATGTGCAGTGTATTTCCTCATTCCCGGAGTTAATATCTACTCGGCCTTCGCCCTTTAGCAACTTGACTAGGTTAAATATAGACTCTAGCACGAGGGATACATGGAAACTTAAAATGTCTACTGAAGCCAAAAATTTCTTGCTTGGGAACTCTCCAAACGCCACATTCATCATGAAGGTACTTTCATCAGTTCATTATTTTGTCTAATACTTTCCACGTATCTATTTTATTAATGCATGTGTTTTTATTTTATACCGGGGGTTCAGTTAACTACATTCTGTTTAGTCCTTGGCATTTTAATGTTGGGACTCTTGATTTCTTATGACAACTTGAAGCTTACGTGTTGCTTCTTGTTTGTTGGTTGTATGCCTGGCAATTGAGACCCAAactctcaaatttgggtcaatcatgtcaagctttcgggtcaattgggtcttgagaaaAATTAGGCCTGGAAATGTAAACTTAAAGCTTACAAAAAGTTTCAACGGGTTAACCTCCGACCTATTGGGTCCTATACAAAATATAAAGGAACGGGTCAAGTGGGTATTAATTCTTAAAGCTAAATAAATATGAACATGTCTAATGGGTCTTgttaatgggtcaaatgggtcgagcatAAAGATCATAACAAGGTTATTCCGTCAAACGTATTCATAAATGTACAAAACATATGAAAAATTATAAATGTAAAACttaatcataaatgtaaaaattagtGTGAAAGTACATGACCTGTTTTGACCCATTCAACCCATATGACGTATGACCTGTTTTGACATGTTACCCAACCCGACCCATTTGGACCCGTTTAAAAATCTAACTcatttgacccatgacccatttcaacctaaACTCGCTTTGACATATTACCCAAACcaacccaacctgacccatttgcCAAGAATAGTTGGTTGACATCTGAGAGTGTTTCTTCTTATTAAAAGCTAGCTTGCATCCTTACCTAAATCTCAAAGTTTGTGGACCAAATGCCAAACTCGATGAAACCAATTAATTAATTGACTGTTTCCATGGACCTTTTGTCTCATTAACAAGAGTAGAACAAGGGATAACTTGTCTCAAGTCGCCTAGTTCTATGTAAATGCAGTCCTTGTATAATCTTGTTGCACTGTACTTCAATATTATCACGTTTTTTAAAAGCAATTTATTATAGCAGCTCAATATATGAAAAGGAATTCATAGCAGCTCAATATAAATCTTTGTTCACGTATCCGCATTCCATAATTAATGTTGCGTAGTTGCATGAAGATTCTCTTAGTTTGTTAGAATCTCCTGCAATGTTAATATAGGCAGTCGTGGGATTATGTGCTTCACTTCTATCTTGAAACCAAATTACTTATTTACATCTTTAGAACTCAACGAAAACCAAAGTTATAATTGTTGTGACACAGATGATGATTTAAAATGTTGTAcactagagagataattatttgcATTAACATTATTACTCTAATATTTAGCACTGTCTTTATAGATATTTGAACCCATTATGTAATTTTCTTTTCCACATGACTAACTAAAAACTACAAGTTCTCTCATGTCTTAGCTATACCCTTATCTGATATTGGTTGCTTTTAAAATATCTTGGTTCAAAGAAAGTGGATTTAATGTGAGTTATAAATATTGGGTGGAGCCAAGTAATATTCTTGTAAATTTGCTTGCAGGAACTACCTATGGAAGCAATGAAATATAAAGAGATTATGGCCAAATTGGTTGCAGACATTGAAGATGTTATGAAGGAACTGCTACAATCATCACTAGAGCAGGACAACATAATTATTGAACCATTGATTTCAAAAAAGGAGCAGGTCAGATATATATTGAATAGATTGCCAAAACGAGAAATGATACAAATGGAAGCACACTACTCTCCCCAGCTTCAACAAGCAGAAGCACTGATTGCTCGTCCCACCGGCCGCCTCACATAAGATTTTTCTAGAAAAAAACTGATGATGCGTTTAGAAAAAATAGGTCTTCAACTTCAAACATCCTCCGCCATCCCAACCATCATCTTCTTTAACAATAGTAAGTTTTGCATTCCATATTTGAACATGTTGCTTGTGTGATTAAACTATGCAAGCTCAGATGCTTTTGAATTCATCCAATCTATTTGAGTGATTAATTTTATATCGAACCATATTCTTTGCAGATAATGCCAACTTGATGATGGTGGTTGTTAATTATAGTGTCCTCGTTGGAGTAACATGGTTTTATCATGAAAATGTTAGGTTGTCATTACCTTGACTTTATTGCAACTTTTTGTGGATCTTACTTTTGGCGCGTTGTAACTTTTGCCATGCTTTTAGTTATGATGACTATTATTAACACTTTTGGTGCCATGTAACTTTTGCCATGCTTTTGTGCCTTTTGCGATGCTTTTGGTGTCTAGTAAGTTTTGCCATGCTTAAAATCACTATAATAAAATCACTGATAATTGGGCGGTTCTCTCCCAACCCACTTTGAGGTTTCACCACAAATGCTCCACAAATGGGGCGTTTGTAGGCTTTTTTTGTTCGGCATTAGTCATCTACAAATGCGTGAAATTAAATCAAATGTGGTCACATGGCGATCACTTATTGGTGGCTCACATGTGACCGTTGGTGGGGAGAGTATGTTTTCATTTGAAAATTAAATTTTTTTGAGTAATTTGTTATCTGTATTTACACACATATTCTTTCAATCTACGTCCAAAACACTCAAAATTTTCTTTTACATacaatcttcatcttcatccaaCTTTCTAATTTAACAATgtctaatcataatcctaatgaaaaCGATTTTTAACTTACCAGGTTCGTATACTAATCTTCTCGTATTCGGCAATCCGAATACACCTAGTGCGTCTTCTTCCAGCCCATACACACGACCATACCCAATTTTTCAATAATTCTATTATTATACTATACATAATACTAATACCCATTTACTGTTCACGATGGCATGGGGTGTAATTACCCCCAACTTTGGGGGTAATTTGGTAaaccttctttttttttttcctAAAAAACCCTTTTCGTATTATTTCTTTTAACAATATTTTTAGCTTTTTCTCTTATTACCTTTCTTTTTCATACCATTATTTTTAAAACGTCATATTAAGCAATTGTTAACTGTTTTTTAACAGTTCAATTAACCGTATTTTTTTCACTTTCGTTGTTCACATTCTTTATTCAATCCTTCATTTTTTAAACGTACAGTTAACCAATCGTTAACCGTCTTTTTGAACGTTCAAGTAATCGACCGTTAGAGGACTAAAACACCCTGCAGTGAAGTGCGGGTTTTTAAACTCGTTATCATCAACTATGgagcaacaacaaatgatgatccaACAAGAAGCAATGACATTTCAGCAATTTCATTTACAGCATCTACTACAATCACAAGAACAACCACAAATGCCTACACAAACGCAACCGCAGGCACCCAAAAAGGCCTTAAAAAAAAAGCCATAAGAGAAAAAATAAAGCTTTaagctttatttttattatttattatatatattattatcactactacaaAAAATCACCTTTGAAACCGGTTTTTATGGTCTTTGGAACCGGTTTTAGAAGAAGTTCCTATCAATAGGGGTTCCAAAAGTATTGAACCGGATATAAAAGAGGTTCCTTTGCTTAGCTTTAGAAACCAGTTTTTCACTAAAAAGAGGTTCTATGCTCGATTAAAGAGAGGTGTTTTTAGTTAAAAACTTGTTTCTTTGTACtttttttgaaaaaaataataataataactttttctAGTAGTTGTATAACAAAAACATGTTACGAAAACTTACTGACATGGTGAAGAAACAATATCAAGTTTAATGATAAAGTTTTATGTACACCAACAAAGTTGCATAGTTGCATATATCAATAATCTTTCAAATTTACAAGGAAAACTGTAGATCCGAAACTCACGAGTAAACTAATACTAGCTAGTATTCAAAAAGATTGCTTGATCGATTGAAGAGCTGCTGCTTGATGGCCTTTCAGTTAAGTTAAATTCGAAGTGGTGATGTTTAAAAAAATTCAACGTTGAGCCAAACAAATTTCAACTTCCGGTTCTTCATGTTGCTTGATGGCTTTTTGCTTAATGGCTGATGCAATATTACCTACACAAACAAGTGAGGAAATATTTAATAATCACAACCAAATATGTAAGATGCCATATTACTATACATATTTCATGATATAGTACCCACATCCACTTCATCATCTTATAATGCCTTTAAATCTCCAACTGCATGATGTCATTAAATACGATTTTTTCTTCTCCAAAAAAAatcaaaatgaaaaagaaaaaaaatccaaGGTATTAAGATAATGTCATCCTTCCATTAGttttttaaataaaaagaaaagaaaaacaatacataaaaaaatattccTATATGGTTTAAAATACCGTTGAACTTAAAAAAACATGCGTGATATTTTTTGAGGCTCAAAATACAGAGCACGCTTGCTTCCAGGTACCATTTACCAATCCAGATCAAAAATCTTCACGTTACGAACCTTACATATTTCAAAATTGATCTTCCAAATTCATAAATCTGTTGATTTTTTCATCATTTTTTGATATGATTTTAATACGCACGTGAGTAGCACATGTTTTTGGTTAAGTAAAGGCACGAGACCAGCACGTTCAAACCTGTAGAGTGACGGTTACAAAGAACACCTGCAACAGAAATTAGTTACGATTAGTAGTTAGTTGTTGCAATTGAGATGTGTATAAGTTGTAAGTAGGGAGTCTGTTTCAGAATCATTCATTCAATTGTATTGTAATACGTTTTCTCTCTCAAATTCCTTGTAATTGATTTCAATCAATAAAAGTGACATTCGATTTCAGAATCTATTCTTGTTCATTGGATTCTTGATCGTGTGTTAGATTGTTCTCCAATTCTTGTATGAATTCGGAACGAtcatatcatttggtatcagagctatcaAGATCTTGATAGTTGAATTGAAGAAGATGGTGGTGACTACCAGGAACGACGATCAAACAAAGGAGATGGTGACCGAAGCAGTTAATTCGGCCATGGCTGGTATACGGCAAACAATGGAGGATATGGCTGCTCAATTTCAGAATATGTTGGTTCAACAGAATTACCTGACTGCAGAAATGCAAAAGATACAAGGAGGTGAAGGTCAGCTAAGGAGACCTGCAAATCAAATGACACGAATGACCAGAGTTGATTTTCCAAAATTTGAAGGTGATGATGTGAAGGGATGGATCTTTAGATGCAATCAGTTCTTTATGGTGGATGGTATCCAGGATGAAGAGAAGGTGAAGATTGTATCCATTCATCTTTATAAAAAGGCATTACATTGGCACCAACAATTTATCAAGTTACATGGAGAAGATGTGGACTGGGAGGTGTACCAAGAAGCTATTCAAAAGAGATTTGGCTCAATTGATGAAGATCCAATGGCTGAATTAAAAAATCTCAAACAAACTGGTACTATGCAAAACTATCAAGATGAGTTTGAAACCCTACTGAACAAGGTTGATATCAGTGAAAAGCAAGCCATAAGTTTGTGTTTGGCTGGTATGCAGAAGGATATAGAACTCACTGTGAGAATGTTCAGACCTAAAACCCTGAAAGATGCATTTAGTTTGGCTAAACTACAAGAAGACTCAATTGCAGCTACCAAGAAGAGGTTTACTCCAGTGTTATCGACACCAAAAACCACATACCATAGTTATAATGCCAGATCATAACCACCAAACACCACCAATACAATGACCCTACCCTCAACCAGTAACAAGTTAGCACTACCTGCAGTCCCATTCAACACCACTTATAAAAATCCTGTACCAAGAAGACAGTTATCACAAAAAGAAATAGAAGAAAAGAGATCAAAGGGGTTATGTTTTTACTGTGACCAGAAATATGCTCCAGGACACAAATGCAGTGGCCAGATGTATTCTCTTGAAGTGTTAGCTGATGAAGAATGGGTGGAAGAGAAAGAGCCTGCATTTCAAGAAACAAAGTCACATGAAGAATTGGATTTTACTGAAGAGGTAATTGAGTATTTACCTCAAACTTCTCCTCAAATTTCTTTACATGCAATCACTGGTACAACAGCATATCAAACTATGAGAGTTTATGGCCATGTGAACAAGAAAGCTGTGCATATCTTAATAGATTCAGGCAGTACACATAACTTTTTATACTTAGACACTGCTAAAAAGTTAGGGTGTCCCACTAATACCATCAACCCTATGCAAGTTATAATTCCAGGTGGTAACAAAATCACAAGTTCTAGTGAATGTAAAGGGTTTAGGTGGCAAATGAATGGGAAAGAATTTGAAGATGATTTGGTCATAATTCCAATTGGGGGCTGTGAGATGGTGTTAGGTATCCAGTGGCTTAAAAAGTTAGGAAACATAATGTGGAATTTTGATGAGCTTAAGATGATATTTCACTATAAGGGTGATAGAATCATTTTAAGGGGAGCAAAGAAAGGTGCAATGCAGTGGATTGGGGGTAAGAAATTAGATAAGGCATGTATTCAACAAGAAGCTTACCTAGCTTCAATGTGCCTGTGTGTGGTTCCAGTTGTTTGCTACAATATTCAAAGCCAAGTTAATATGAATGAATCACAAGATGCATCTATTACTCAACTACTGAATGAGTATGCAGATGTGTTTGAGGTGCCTACAAAATTGCCACCAAAAAGGAGTCATGATCATAAGATACCTTTAAAGGAAGGAACTTTACCCATCAATGTGAGACCTTACAGGCATCCATCTACTCAAAAAGATGCAATAGAGACTATGGTAGCTGAATTATTGGATACAGGGGTGATCAGGACAAGTCAAAGTCCATTCTCTGCACCTATTGTGatggtcaaaaagaaagatggaagttggagaatgtgcatagattacaggGAGCTGAATAAACAGAATGTGAAGGATAAGTTTCCTATACCACTTATTGAGGAACTTATTGATGAATTAAGTGGGTCAGTGGTGTTTTCTAAACTGGATCTCAGGTCAGGATATCACCAAATCCGAATGTATGATGATGACATAGAAAAAACAGCTTTTAGGACTCATGAAGGTCACTATGAGTTCCTAGTAATGCCCTTTGGCCTTactaatgcccctgcaacctttcaatcaTTAATGAATGAAGTGTTCAAGAAGTTTCTAAGGAGGTTTGTACTAGTATTTTTTGATGACATACTAGTATACAGTTCAAGTTTGGAAGAGCAT of the Rutidosis leptorrhynchoides isolate AG116_Rl617_1_P2 chromosome 5, CSIRO_AGI_Rlap_v1, whole genome shotgun sequence genome contains:
- the LOC139850356 gene encoding F-box/LRR-repeat protein At3g26922-like encodes the protein MDFDLNNVRSSLDDDRLSGLPPELILQILTRVDTKLAIQTCLLLNPRWKLIWTLMPCLNFSSSGFKTLAEFSKFVTHVLTHRNHQVEVSSVNLCLPGEDTQDFVREIVNYAFSNNVQELILDIRPKNEFPSNLFRSRTLKHLTFRNCTYAWVTPKTQWDFPALTTLYLDGISLCEDEHESVDLFSKCINLQNLTLESVTVNAKVFEIITPRLSNLRLIHFSGSDGINVIAPQLENLTVIDCYLKYLNIPSGFSSFCYEGLDPPEWYKYFFYSVNKASVSLNVYRPENPYEQEDAHGIINMLQELHSAKFLTLNLDIVECISSFPELISTRPSPFSNLTRLNIDSSTRDTWKLKMSTEAKNFLLGNSPNATFIMKVLSSVHYFV